One window of Curtobacterium sp. 458 genomic DNA carries:
- a CDS encoding glycosyltransferase family 2 protein: protein MPEQLDGAPVRRRQWGSERRTRPLDTIHARPSDRKLVSGRVAIILTIAFWLAYVVYTVIRQFLDYGTESFRFTTEAISYLVVVTFLTFSALMHLIARQGAMERFAAHVRVPRAELDRHFAEGHEAPMTVLVPSYAEEPDVVATTLWSAALQEYPALRVVLLVDDAPFPTDPEVADKLERTRAVAGRIQSQLAAPSRRFQEALLVAEIDADTAPHASVDALRTLVEHHRWADAWLRRHAREHEVVDHVDHFFHDQVLVALADEFRLTSEALEAAIVDAVGAGAPAGRAVGAAVGGDAFTEVTSARALELTRRLAWTFTAEITTFERKRFVNLSDEANKAMNLNSYIGLLGGSYAFEETASGTILRTVASPEDADLVVPASDYVLTLDADSVLLRDYCLRLVYFLEQPENARVAVTQTPYSSFRGAATRIERLAGATTDIQHILHQGMSRHNATFWVGANAVIRTRALRDIEEVETVGGFEVKRYVQDRTVIEDTESSVDLGMHGWTLVNYPERLSYSATPPDFGSLIVQRRRWANGGLLILPKYLRQVRERRQRGERVGLVEMSLRVNYMASIAWGSLGLIFLLAYPYDSRLLSPMVLLAALPYFWLFASDLKYCGYKRTDILRIYGFNLILMPVNVAGVLKSIQQALTAKKIPFARTPKVRDRTASPALYVLAPYAMVVFSVFTFLRDYQAQNWGNAVFAAFNALLAFYAIVAYIGIWNSVVDVWLWATRWMYYDPSARAARRAARRQAKQDRKAARKGLLPEAEPVAEDWRAVLYFGHGGAELPTRHGAGTVGAPATRSTPTVVTAPAGPTASDAPTGHAATAAPAAPAAPAAPAAPASTDERTAA from the coding sequence ATGCCCGAACAGCTCGACGGCGCCCCCGTGCGCCGGAGGCAGTGGGGTTCCGAGCGTCGTACCCGCCCGCTCGACACCATCCACGCCCGTCCCTCCGACCGGAAGCTCGTCTCCGGTCGCGTCGCCATCATCCTGACCATCGCGTTCTGGCTCGCCTACGTCGTCTACACGGTGATCCGCCAGTTCCTCGACTACGGCACCGAGAGCTTCCGCTTCACCACCGAGGCGATCTCGTACCTGGTGGTCGTCACCTTCCTGACCTTCTCCGCCCTCATGCACCTCATCGCCCGCCAGGGTGCGATGGAGCGGTTCGCCGCGCACGTCCGCGTCCCGCGCGCCGAGCTCGACCGCCACTTCGCCGAGGGGCACGAGGCGCCGATGACGGTCCTCGTGCCGAGCTACGCCGAGGAACCCGACGTCGTCGCCACCACGCTCTGGTCGGCCGCGCTGCAGGAGTACCCGGCTCTCCGCGTCGTCCTGCTCGTCGACGACGCCCCCTTCCCGACCGACCCCGAGGTGGCCGACAAGCTCGAGCGCACCCGTGCGGTCGCCGGGCGGATCCAGTCGCAGCTCGCCGCACCCTCCCGGCGCTTCCAGGAGGCCCTGCTCGTCGCGGAGATCGACGCCGACACCGCGCCGCACGCCTCGGTCGACGCGCTCCGGACGCTCGTCGAGCACCACCGCTGGGCGGACGCCTGGCTCCGGCGGCACGCCCGTGAGCACGAGGTCGTCGACCACGTGGACCACTTCTTCCACGACCAGGTGCTCGTCGCGCTGGCCGACGAGTTCCGTCTGACGTCCGAGGCGCTCGAGGCCGCGATCGTGGACGCGGTCGGCGCCGGCGCTCCTGCCGGCCGCGCGGTCGGAGCTGCCGTGGGCGGCGACGCCTTCACCGAGGTCACCAGCGCCCGTGCCCTCGAGCTCACCCGCCGCCTGGCGTGGACCTTCACCGCCGAGATCACGACCTTCGAGCGGAAGCGGTTCGTGAACCTCTCCGACGAGGCGAACAAGGCCATGAACCTCAACTCGTACATCGGGCTGCTCGGCGGCTCGTACGCGTTCGAGGAGACCGCGAGCGGGACGATCCTCCGCACGGTCGCCTCGCCGGAGGACGCCGACCTCGTCGTCCCCGCGTCCGACTACGTCCTGACGCTCGACGCCGACTCCGTGCTGCTCCGCGACTACTGCCTGCGGCTCGTGTACTTCCTCGAGCAGCCGGAGAACGCCCGCGTCGCCGTGACGCAGACCCCGTACTCGTCCTTCCGGGGTGCAGCGACGCGCATCGAGCGGCTCGCCGGTGCGACCACCGACATCCAGCACATCCTCCACCAGGGCATGTCGCGCCACAACGCGACCTTCTGGGTCGGCGCGAACGCGGTCATCCGCACCCGCGCGCTCCGCGACATCGAGGAGGTCGAGACCGTCGGCGGCTTCGAGGTCAAGCGGTACGTGCAGGACCGCACGGTCATCGAGGACACCGAGTCGAGCGTCGACCTCGGCATGCACGGCTGGACCCTGGTGAACTACCCGGAGCGCCTGTCGTACAGCGCGACCCCGCCGGACTTCGGCTCGCTCATCGTGCAGCGACGCCGGTGGGCGAACGGTGGCCTCCTGATCCTGCCGAAGTACCTCCGCCAGGTCCGCGAGCGTCGGCAGCGCGGGGAGCGGGTCGGCCTCGTCGAGATGTCCCTCCGCGTCAACTACATGGCGTCGATCGCGTGGGGTTCGCTCGGCCTCATCTTCCTGCTGGCCTACCCGTACGACTCGCGGCTCCTCAGCCCGATGGTGCTCCTCGCCGCCCTGCCGTACTTCTGGCTCTTCGCGTCCGACCTGAAGTACTGCGGCTACAAGCGGACCGACATCCTCCGGATCTACGGGTTCAACCTGATCCTCATGCCGGTCAACGTCGCCGGGGTGCTCAAGAGCATCCAGCAGGCGCTGACGGCGAAGAAGATCCCGTTCGCCCGCACGCCGAAGGTCCGCGACCGCACGGCGTCCCCCGCGCTGTACGTCCTCGCGCCGTACGCCATGGTCGTCTTCTCGGTGTTCACGTTCCTGCGGGACTACCAGGCGCAGAACTGGGGCAACGCGGTGTTCGCGGCGTTCAACGCCCTCCTCGCGTTCTACGCGATCGTCGCGTACATCGGCATCTGGAACTCGGTCGTCGACGTCTGGCTGTGGGCCACCCGGTGGATGTACTACGACCCGTCCGCCCGGGCCGCACGTCGCGCCGCCCGTCGGCAGGCGAAGCAGGACCGGAAGGCGGCCCGCAAGGGTCTGCTGCCCGAGGCTGAGCCGGTCGCCGAGGACTGGCGTGCCGTCCTGTACTTCGGGCACGGCGGTGCGGAGCTGCCGACCCGCCACGGTGCCGGGACGGTCGGCGCCCCGGCGACCCGCAGTACCCCGACGGTCGTGACCGCACCCGCCGGGCCCACTGCGTCCGACGCGCCGACCGGGCACGCCGCGACGGCCGCCCCCGCCGCCCCCGCCGCCCCCGCCGCCCCCGCCGCCCCCGCCTCCACCGACGAACGGACCGCTGCCTGA
- a CDS encoding iron chelate uptake ABC transporter family permease subunit, with translation MAAPVLAPAPSSVGRLVRATVLAVVVLGVAVALSVAFGSRPIPLGTVLDTVLHPGRRDEIGLIVLGNRVPRTVVGLLAGAALGVAGAVMQGVTRNPLADPSVLGINAGASLAVVTGIAVFGISGTGAYLPFAFVGAGLAALLVYGIAAVARRGLSPVGLALSGAVVAAALSSVTTAVLVTNQSLLDQLRFWQVGALAGKDLGTAGVIVVPVLVGLVVAIGLGRSLNTLALGDELAASLGQRVVLVRVVGGVVTVLLAGSAVAAAGPIAFVGLAVPHAVRRLTGPDNRWTILLSALVAPALLLAADVIGRVVAYPGELQVGIVTALIGAPVFIALVRSRAVRGL, from the coding sequence ATGGCAGCTCCCGTCCTCGCTCCTGCGCCCAGCTCCGTCGGCCGGCTCGTCCGCGCCACCGTGCTGGCGGTCGTGGTCCTCGGCGTCGCGGTCGCGCTGTCCGTGGCGTTCGGCTCACGGCCGATCCCGCTCGGGACCGTCCTCGACACGGTCCTGCACCCCGGACGCCGGGACGAGATCGGCCTGATCGTGCTCGGCAACCGCGTGCCCCGCACCGTCGTCGGGCTCCTCGCCGGAGCCGCACTCGGGGTCGCCGGTGCCGTGATGCAGGGCGTGACGCGGAACCCCCTCGCCGACCCGAGCGTGCTCGGCATCAACGCCGGGGCCTCCCTCGCGGTGGTGACCGGCATCGCGGTGTTCGGCATCAGCGGCACGGGCGCGTACCTGCCCTTCGCGTTCGTCGGCGCCGGACTCGCGGCGCTGCTCGTCTACGGGATCGCCGCGGTCGCCCGGCGCGGGCTCTCCCCGGTCGGGCTCGCGCTCTCCGGGGCCGTGGTCGCCGCGGCGCTGTCCTCGGTGACGACCGCCGTCCTCGTGACGAATCAGTCCCTGCTCGACCAGCTCCGGTTCTGGCAGGTCGGCGCGCTCGCGGGCAAGGACCTCGGCACCGCCGGGGTCATCGTCGTCCCGGTGCTGGTCGGCCTCGTCGTCGCGATCGGCCTCGGTCGGTCGCTCAACACCCTCGCGCTCGGCGACGAGCTCGCCGCGTCCCTCGGCCAGCGGGTGGTGCTCGTCCGGGTCGTCGGCGGTGTCGTGACCGTGCTGCTGGCCGGGTCCGCCGTGGCAGCCGCCGGGCCGATCGCCTTCGTCGGACTCGCCGTCCCGCACGCCGTCCGTCGCCTCACCGGCCCCGACAACCGGTGGACGATCCTGCTCTCCGCACTCGTCGCACCGGCCCTCCTGCTCGCGGCCGACGTCATCGGCCGCGTCGTCGCGTACCCGGGGGAGCTGCAGGTCGGCATCGTCACGGCGCTCATCGGGGCGCCGGTGTTCATCGCGCTCGTCCGGTCCCGGGCGGTGCGGGGACTGTGA
- a CDS encoding FHA domain-containing protein: MTFSLEQAAALTPESGISTEERDAITALPSGSALLVVRRGPNVGARFLLDSDVTTAGRHPDADIFLDDVTVSRKHAQFLRHGTSFTVKDLGSLNGTYFDGARIDEALLTDGSEVQVGKFRLTFYASRVDLARLANA, from the coding sequence ATGACCTTCAGTCTGGAGCAGGCGGCGGCCCTCACGCCCGAGTCCGGCATCTCGACCGAAGAGCGCGACGCCATCACGGCGCTGCCCTCCGGTTCGGCGCTGCTCGTCGTGCGCCGCGGTCCGAACGTGGGCGCGCGGTTCCTGCTCGACTCCGACGTCACGACGGCCGGTCGGCACCCCGACGCCGACATCTTCCTCGACGACGTCACGGTCTCGCGCAAGCACGCGCAGTTCCTCCGGCACGGCACGAGCTTCACCGTGAAGGACCTCGGTTCGCTCAACGGCACCTACTTCGACGGTGCCCGCATCGACGAGGCCCTGCTCACCGACGGGTCCGAGGTTCAGGTCGGCAAGTTCCGCCTGACCTTCTACGCCTCCCGGGTCGACCTGGCGCGCCTGGCGAACGCGTAG
- a CDS encoding carbohydrate-binding protein, whose protein sequence is MSSTRRLSPLRVGLAVVLTAAVAAGGYLGFDRWQSAQAADAQKSWFAAYTDVTATPTFAFEDVKSAKGRDVMLSFVVADHDAACTPTWGSAYSLQGASDSLDLDRRIARLQQQKGEVGVSFGGLANDELATTCTDTSDLVGAYETVVQRYDVSTVDFDVEGDDLTNHAAGERRAAAVKKLQDARRAAGHPLAVWLTLPAAPGGLTSDGTTAVAQFLKAGVDLAGVNAMTMDYGQAKGSSQSMYSASVQTLQEVHRQLGILYTRSGTPLTDATLWHKVGATPMIGQNDIQDEVFTLADARKLNAWARERGLGRMSMWSLNRDTTCGSNYVNLSTVSDSCSGVDQDGVLFADVLGKGFTGGIVAAASDVTEAEPSATVQPTDDPKTSPYPVWSADASYLEGTKIVWHHNVYEAKWWTSGDLPDDPVLSAYETPWQLIGPVLPGEKPVKQVTLPAGTYPSWSGTKQYDTGARVLFDGVPYQAKWWNTGDSPEASTSDPDGSPWVKLKDSEIKELLSELQQ, encoded by the coding sequence ATGTCCTCCACCAGACGACTCTCCCCGCTGCGGGTCGGCCTCGCGGTCGTCCTGACCGCTGCCGTCGCGGCCGGGGGCTACCTCGGCTTCGACCGCTGGCAGTCGGCGCAGGCCGCGGACGCCCAGAAGAGCTGGTTCGCCGCGTACACCGACGTCACCGCCACCCCGACGTTCGCCTTCGAGGACGTCAAGTCCGCCAAGGGTCGCGACGTGATGCTCTCGTTCGTGGTCGCCGACCACGACGCAGCCTGCACCCCGACCTGGGGTTCGGCGTACTCGCTGCAGGGCGCGTCCGACTCCCTCGACCTCGACCGCCGCATCGCCCGGCTCCAGCAGCAGAAGGGCGAGGTCGGCGTCTCGTTCGGCGGCCTCGCGAACGACGAGCTCGCGACGACCTGCACGGACACGTCCGACCTGGTCGGCGCCTACGAGACCGTCGTGCAGCGCTACGACGTCAGCACGGTCGACTTCGACGTCGAGGGTGACGACCTCACGAACCACGCCGCGGGGGAGCGCCGGGCTGCCGCCGTGAAGAAGCTGCAGGACGCGCGTCGTGCTGCGGGGCACCCCCTCGCCGTGTGGCTCACCCTTCCGGCAGCGCCCGGGGGCCTGACGAGCGACGGGACCACCGCGGTCGCGCAGTTCCTCAAGGCCGGGGTCGACCTCGCCGGCGTCAACGCGATGACGATGGACTACGGCCAGGCCAAGGGCTCGAGCCAGAGCATGTACTCCGCCTCGGTCCAGACCCTGCAGGAGGTCCACCGGCAGCTCGGCATCCTCTACACGAGGTCGGGCACCCCGCTCACCGACGCGACGCTCTGGCACAAGGTCGGCGCGACCCCGATGATCGGGCAGAACGACATCCAGGACGAGGTGTTCACGCTCGCCGACGCGAGGAAGCTCAACGCCTGGGCGCGGGAGCGCGGGCTCGGCCGCATGTCCATGTGGTCCCTCAACCGCGACACCACGTGCGGCTCGAACTACGTGAACCTGTCGACCGTGTCCGACTCCTGCTCGGGCGTCGACCAGGACGGCGTACTGTTCGCCGACGTCCTCGGCAAGGGCTTCACGGGCGGCATCGTCGCGGCGGCCTCGGACGTCACGGAGGCCGAGCCGAGCGCGACCGTCCAGCCGACCGACGACCCGAAGACGAGCCCGTACCCGGTGTGGAGCGCGGACGCGTCCTACCTCGAGGGCACGAAGATCGTCTGGCACCACAACGTCTACGAGGCGAAGTGGTGGACCTCGGGCGACCTCCCGGACGACCCGGTGCTCAGCGCCTACGAGACGCCGTGGCAGCTCATCGGGCCGGTGCTTCCGGGTGAGAAGCCGGTCAAGCAGGTCACCCTGCCGGCGGGCACCTACCCGTCGTGGTCCGGTACGAAGCAGTACGACACCGGGGCGCGGGTCCTGTTCGACGGTGTGCCGTACCAGGCGAAGTGGTGGAACACCGGCGACAGCCCGGAGGCGTCGACGAGCGATCCCGACGGCTCGCCCTGGGTGAAGCTCAAGGACTCCGAGATCAAGGAGCTCCTGTCGGAGCTCCAGCAGTGA
- a CDS encoding iron chelate uptake ABC transporter family permease subunit, whose translation MEPRSRRRVVGARRELLVLGVLLVVLVALVLTGLGVGEIPLSPAQVAAAAFGQGDTIADFVIGQLRGPRVFGAVFVGAALGVAGAIVQSVVRNPIASPDVIGITSGASAAGITAIVLFGASGIALFGTVLVGAVVVSLVIAALSWQRGITGNRVVLVGIGVAAICLAVTGWMLTSGTVTQAGTALLWLSGSLNAVDRDLVGVLGIAFVVLMALALAQSPRLTVLALGDDVASALGLRPDRAKVLLLLTAVALTAGAVATAGPVSFVALMSAPIARRVVGGGRVALAPAAAVGAVVTLASDLVAQFAIPGTALPVGVVTGVVGAPYLLWLLARGR comes from the coding sequence GTGGAACCCCGGAGCCGTCGCCGGGTCGTCGGAGCACGCCGCGAGCTGCTCGTGCTCGGCGTGCTGCTCGTGGTGCTCGTCGCGCTCGTGCTCACCGGCCTCGGCGTCGGCGAGATCCCGCTGTCACCCGCGCAGGTGGCCGCCGCCGCGTTCGGGCAGGGGGACACGATCGCGGACTTCGTGATCGGGCAGCTCCGCGGGCCGCGGGTGTTCGGCGCGGTGTTCGTCGGCGCGGCCCTCGGTGTCGCCGGCGCGATCGTGCAGAGCGTGGTGCGGAACCCGATCGCGAGCCCGGACGTCATCGGCATCACCTCGGGAGCGAGCGCCGCCGGCATCACCGCGATCGTGCTGTTCGGGGCGTCCGGGATCGCGCTCTTCGGTACCGTGCTCGTCGGGGCCGTCGTGGTCTCGCTCGTCATCGCCGCACTGTCCTGGCAGCGGGGGATCACCGGCAACCGGGTGGTCCTGGTGGGCATCGGCGTCGCGGCGATCTGCCTGGCCGTGACCGGGTGGATGCTCACGAGCGGCACCGTGACCCAGGCGGGCACCGCGCTGCTGTGGCTCTCCGGCAGCCTGAACGCCGTCGACCGGGACCTCGTCGGCGTCCTCGGCATCGCCTTCGTCGTGCTCATGGCGCTCGCCCTCGCGCAGTCGCCCCGGTTGACGGTGCTCGCCCTCGGGGACGACGTCGCGTCGGCGCTCGGGCTCCGTCCCGACCGCGCGAAGGTGCTGCTGCTCCTCACCGCGGTGGCGCTCACGGCCGGCGCCGTGGCCACCGCCGGCCCCGTGTCGTTCGTCGCGCTCATGTCGGCGCCGATCGCGCGCCGGGTCGTCGGCGGCGGACGGGTAGCGCTCGCCCCCGCGGCCGCCGTCGGCGCGGTGGTGACGCTCGCGAGCGACCTCGTGGCCCAGTTCGCGATCCCGGGCACCGCGCTCCCCGTCGGCGTCGTCACCGGTGTCGTCGGTGCGCCGTACCTCCTCTGGCTGCTCGCCCGCGGCCGCTGA
- a CDS encoding trypsin-like peptidase domain-containing protein, which translates to MNETPNPDATPGGTNGATTDGAAARAQGGWEAPHADRSTLRPAYAFDGSGPYLYAPDGSGPYAYTHDGRGPYLVGSPALDGQHWSNGQGWSNPQGWATGAAAANHGGWASAPTKRPRRLGLMIGSGIAALAILGAAGGTALGLSSQHTSTTSSQSQGTTTLPGTGSGSGSSDGSGTNGFTVPGNGLGTGDGTGTSDGSSGTSTQSAATAATAAQKKGVVTINTVLNYDESSQAAGTGMILTSNGTVLTNNHVVQGATSIVVTDETTGKQYKADVVGTDATHDVAVLKLQDASGLSTVTLDDDGGAKTGDSVTDVGNAEGTGNLVAAEGTVTATDQDIQVQSDSGSGTESLTGMIQVAADIVSGDSGGPVLDSEGEVVGMATAASSGSADVTGFAIPISTAKSIADKILAGESSSTITIGLPAFLGVEVSGTATTGGVAVAGTVEGSGAAKAGLGAGDVITALDGTAVSTSDALTAAIQAHSVGDRVTVTYTDSAGTSHTVTITLTAGPAA; encoded by the coding sequence ATGAACGAGACCCCGAACCCCGACGCCACCCCTGGCGGGACGAACGGCGCGACGACCGACGGAGCCGCCGCCCGCGCGCAGGGCGGCTGGGAGGCTCCGCACGCCGACCGGTCGACCCTCCGCCCGGCCTACGCCTTCGACGGCAGCGGTCCGTACCTGTACGCACCCGACGGCTCCGGCCCGTACGCCTACACGCACGACGGCCGGGGCCCGTACCTCGTCGGGAGCCCCGCCCTCGACGGGCAGCACTGGTCGAACGGCCAGGGCTGGTCGAACCCGCAGGGCTGGGCGACCGGGGCCGCCGCCGCGAACCACGGTGGGTGGGCGTCCGCGCCGACGAAGCGCCCGCGCCGCCTCGGGCTCATGATCGGCTCGGGCATCGCGGCGCTCGCGATCCTCGGGGCCGCGGGCGGGACGGCGCTCGGACTCTCCTCCCAGCACACGTCGACGACGTCGAGCCAGTCGCAGGGCACGACGACACTCCCCGGGACCGGCAGCGGCAGCGGGAGCAGCGACGGCAGCGGCACGAACGGCTTCACGGTGCCGGGCAACGGACTCGGCACGGGCGACGGCACCGGCACGAGCGACGGCAGCTCCGGGACGAGCACGCAGTCCGCCGCCACCGCCGCGACCGCGGCCCAGAAGAAGGGCGTCGTCACGATCAACACCGTCCTCAACTACGACGAGTCCTCGCAGGCCGCCGGCACCGGGATGATCCTCACGTCGAACGGCACGGTGCTGACGAACAACCACGTCGTGCAGGGCGCCACGAGCATCGTCGTGACCGATGAGACGACCGGCAAGCAGTACAAGGCGGACGTCGTCGGCACGGACGCCACCCACGACGTCGCGGTCCTGAAGCTCCAGGATGCCTCCGGCCTGTCGACCGTCACGCTCGACGACGACGGCGGCGCGAAGACCGGCGACTCGGTCACCGACGTCGGGAACGCCGAGGGCACGGGCAACCTCGTCGCCGCGGAGGGCACCGTCACCGCGACCGACCAGGACATCCAGGTGCAGAGCGACTCCGGCTCCGGCACCGAGTCCCTCACGGGCATGATCCAGGTCGCGGCGGACATCGTCTCGGGCGACTCGGGCGGCCCGGTCCTCGACAGCGAGGGCGAGGTCGTCGGCATGGCGACCGCGGCGTCCTCGGGGTCGGCGGACGTCACGGGCTTCGCGATCCCGATCTCGACCGCGAAGTCGATCGCGGACAAGATCCTCGCGGGTGAGTCCTCGTCGACGATCACGATCGGCCTGCCCGCGTTCCTCGGAGTCGAGGTGAGCGGGACCGCCACGACCGGTGGCGTCGCCGTCGCCGGCACGGTCGAGGGCTCGGGTGCGGCGAAGGCCGGCCTCGGTGCCGGTGACGTGATCACGGCGCTCGACGGCACCGCGGTCTCGACCTCGGACGCGCTGACGGCGGCGATCCAGGCGCACAGCGTCGGCGACCGGGTGACGGTCACCTACACGGACAGCGCCGGGACCTCCCACACGGTGACGATCACACTGACCGCAGGACCGGCCGCCTAG